TAGAGAGAATCGATTTGCTGTAAAGAAGTAGGGGTTTGACTTGTAAATTGGCTCATATCGCGTGGCTTTTggatgtttttgaagaaaaagagagaaaggtaaacgcgaaaagaaaagaaagaatggaatGCCACTTCAAGTAAGAATGCGAATGGTCAATTCCCGAGATCACGGTCAATCTCCGAGATTCCATTTTCTCTCGCgatttcaacttttctttcaatcttgaaTAATATAACATTCTTGAACAGATATTTTGATATTCAATTTATCACAAAGCatgaaagaaacaattcttctttataCACATGCTGAAACTAGCTTTCCATTCCATTGCTAGACTATCACGAAGAACCAAGGAAAGCAACAATCTGCCGACTATATCTGGTGATGTGGTCTCGTTTTGTATGTAATTCGCAAAAAATTAGTTTTTCATGCAAGAAGCTCTAGGTAAGAAGGACTGATGAGTGCTATACTTACTATAGTGCCCAGGCCTAACATTTTCATTAGCAATCATTGGATGTTTCGATAACCTCAACGCTTTGTTAATTTTCTGGACCAGGTCAAGTTGAGCAGATACAATGCCTACGGTTGACTGACAGGGATATCACTCCAAACGATACTTCTCAATTTACACTCAGCTGTGCAAATTATGGACAAAGGACTTCAGCGACTGTACAAAGGATCATCTTGAATGCTTTGTTGTGTCTTTAAGGTGCCGAAAACAAATCCCCAGCTGACAGATTGAGATTTACATGCCAGATTGTCAATACAGGCCTAGTGAAGATATCTAGGTTGAATCTGTTACCTATTTCCCTACACACCCCTCCATCGCTCAATCGATTAGGCTACTGtggttttctcttcaaccacAAGTCTCCACCGTCAAAAACCTGTAGCTCACTTCAACCTGAAATCTTCAGTTTTAATTGCCTCTTTCCTGTTAATCCTGTTGCTCTACTTGACGCTTGAAGAGAAACCATGGAGCGTGGCCATCATAAGAGATTTTGCTATTGgtctcttgttcttttccttttgagcAAAGAGATAGTATTGGCACAAACTACAAACGCTACATGTCAATCTACGACGACCAACCAATGGCTCTTTAATCCAGCAGGTGAATCGCCATGGTAAGTTTGAAAttcttctctgtttttGAACATTTGTGGGTAACGATTTTACTTAGCGCTGTATGGTCCAAAATTCAATCCCTCTGcctatcatcctcatcatacATCAACGTACCACCACTTCATGATTCTTCCTGGTCATACAACTTTCCAACATCTGAAAGCAGCGATTGTCTTTGCAATGTAGTGTCTTATGGTTTAATGGCGGGATGCTCGTGGTGTCAGTGGGAAGAAGCCAGTTTACCTGATGAGAAGAGCTGGTCTGGAGGTTGTAGCAATTATGAAGGGAAAGGGTCAGCTTCTATTTCCTCAGCTTGGGGTATATTTATGCTGACTGACTTCAATTTCTAGATTGGGTTTTGCAGAAAACGTAGAGAACATTCCAGGATGGGCTTACAAGACATGGGATGGTGGAACTTGGGATCCTTCAGCAGCCCAGTCTGCCACAGTTCCTCCTAGCGAACCATCATATACAACTACACGCTCCCGATCTTTTCCTGCGGATTCTAGTACCTCTTCAAACCCTTCTACCAGTGCTACTTCTGTCCAAACAGGATCTGGACAGAACAACACAACCCAGGAATCAAactcctcttcaacatctacGTCCAAGCCTGGTTCTTCAAATTCCAACTCGAAAGATAGCGCAAGCAAAACACCATGGGGCGCAATAGTTGGAGGAATTGCAGGAGGCATAATCGGTGttgtcttgctctttttgTTGTTCCGATGGTATCGAAACCGAAACAAAGCACCAAATCCGTATTCTCCTACCGCATCATCACTTGATGTTAGGAGCAttggaaaaaagaaaaataaacGTATCAAGTACCCTTACCCTCGGGAGAGTTTAACGGCCGGTAGAAACTTTCTTGATATGCTTGTTGGTAAAGATGGcgaagacaagaaaaagagagacaCCGAAATGCTCGGTGATCCAGAAGCTTTTGAAACCCCGAGAAAAGCACCAAAGGCCCCAATATCAAGCACAGAAAAATGGAAAACTACAAGTCAAAGATTGGCAGAAGAAAGTAGCGATGACGATGACTGGAGCGAACATGATGGTGATAGCGAGAATCGATACAGGCGATCTACTTGGGTATCAAGCTTTATGCCCTCTCATCGtgcagagaaagaagatggagaaggtAGTTATCTGACAACAAGTCAAAGGTTATCAAAACAGAGAAACTCATCGGTATCAGATACGTTGGAATCAGTTCACTCCACGCCACCCTCACCCAAGAGGATCTCACTTAGAAGGCAGCAACCTCATATTCCACCCCAACGGCCTCCCCCAGCACATCTGCCCCCGCCGGTCCCGAATGAAGTAGATTTTTCACAGCCTCCCTCTATTCGTCCTACATCAGAGAATACTCTTCCATCGTTCTACGAACTTCCGACAGGTGCTCGAACGTACGAGAGTCGAGGCTCCACAATGTATAGTATAGCTTCGAAGAATCCCACGGGGATGCATAATAAGAAAGGTGGAGGGCGGCCAGTGAGTGAGAGTACCATAGGAGCTGCCTTAGGCAGTGGAGTAGGACCAGGTTGGACAAAAGGAGATAGGTGGAGCGGAGAGAGTGCGCCCGCATTACCTATACCCAAAAGGTGATCCAACTAGCATTAAGATTGGTTTATGATAGTTTGACAACTAATTTAAAGTAAAATAAACGTTGTTCTGGGTTATATGACATTTTCTTTAATTTGCATTCTACTGTTTCATTTAAAGGCCGTTTATTTTTGTGGCATTTTACAGAATTCTTATAAGCAACTCAGCATCAAGAAGGCTCGCAAAGTCAAGATCGTACAGATCGTTTCAAGTGCAGAACAAGTTGCATGACGATGGTTCACAAATCAGCCGATAAACTGAGGAAGAGGCATCTTCTACGTTCAACAATACAAAATGAATAACATGTGTTTTACAAATACAAAGGCAAGTTAAAAATTGTAAAGTATGCAAAGTGCATAGCAACATCAATCGAAAGCAACAGGGTGAAAGGATGATGTATGATAAATGCGAATAGATTCGGCCAAACTTTTAGAAGCTGTTCCATTATGAGATTGTTCCGTTGTCTGCCTCAAAGAATCAGTTGCTGGGGTTGACGATGTGGTATATGTGTACTAACCAGAGCTGAAGCCAGCCTCGACCCAATTCCAAGTGCCATTTTTCCATCGGGTAATTGGATTACTAAAGTCAAGAGAAGAGCCATTGGCCATATACTGTTGCCCATCAATCAGTTTCTTTGTAATCTAACAGTGCAATGAAGGCAATCAAACCACCATAGCTGCAGAACTCACAGCGATTCTAAAATAATTATCCTTATGTAGGTCAATATCAAGACTTGAGATATTAATATCTATTCAAAAGTTACCATTTCAACACATAGTCAGATTCTCTTGCAAATAACCCACAAGTTTGGGTATAATTTCCAGATACCTGGATGTCATTCAATAGAATCGAATATTCACTGACGTTTGCTGATTTTAGATCATTACCAATACCCGACCAATAGAGCATTgtggaggtggaagagTTCTGCCAAAATTCGGGCACCCAAGATCCAGAATCAGCATCTCCTAATAGCTATTTGTTGTTTTAGTGTTATGCTGAATTTACATATAAATGTGTTTGATTTACCGATTCATTGCTTTCCAGAATAGAAGCATATCCCCACCGACAAACTCCATCAAGATATAGACCCAACATGAACGCTTGCAAGCATAAACTAACTCGGTTAGGTAGAGAAAGGAGAGGGATAGCCAACAGTGCCAACATGTAGTGGTGAGGACGCAGGGAGTAGTCTGGtataaaagataaaacgATAAAGATAGGTATAAGTGGCAGATATCTGAGTTTGGTTGTGAGATTTTGATTAGATACATCAACACATGGTTTTGAGACATACCTGATAAGATAATATTGCACTAAAGCTAACCTGCGAAATTCCCACCATTGTATACCAACCACTCCAATGACGATGATTATGACACAAATCAAGGCTATGATTCCAGCTGGATCAAGAGGGTCATATCCCAGTCTAGTGATGGGAAAGTTTGCAAACATAGTAGAGCTCTCTACTCCAAGCCAGTAACTTGCACCTTGTAGGATGGTCACTTCGAACGGTAGTTTTCTGAATGCGGGAAGCGTAATgcaaaaagattgtttaTAGATCCAGTAAGCAATAAGGGACGAAGGCAAGAAGCGAGAAAGCAATTGTTCCCAGTCTGGCGGGTATGATGGTGGGTTAGAAAATAAGCTGATTTGAAAGAAGcccaagaagaagaggagagagaataGAAGCGCTGGAGGGGGTCGGAGGAAAAGGGTTGTTATAGCTAGACAGGTTGAGTTGAACGCAGTCATGATCCAATGCAAGTCCAGACATCCACTAGCGTCTTCCTTCAATAATCGAAATGCACCAGGAAAAGACGGAGTGAAACCTTGAGAGGTGAGTTTGTTTGCTGAAGAATTGACAAACGGTGAAAataaagaaggaaaaggcaaagcaTGGAACGTCACACATCCGCCCATCTGTGACGAGATAAGGCCAGAATGAATCGCAGAGGGGCATAACCATGAGTCGGCGCTGAAATAGAACAATCAGCGGCACGAATCTTTTGATAACGGATGCAGCTCTCATAGGAGCGACAACAAGGATAAGGACATACCGATAAGTACGATCCTTGTCACCGCCTCCTACTATCACAGGCTGATGATTGATCTTTTGTCCTCCAATCCATCGCGGATTCCCAAGCTGGATGTCGCTACATCCCATACATCTGAGTGAAGAGCCTTCTAAGCGATTGAGGTCTTGTTCACAAAGCGTCCCACTGATCCCACAGCTATCTGGAGGCCAATCCTCCCACGGCGAGGATGTACATTGTACGATTGATGGTGTGTCATGGAGATAATATTGTTGTCGTGTCAAGAGAACATTAGCTGTGACCCAGACAGCAAGAAATGGATATAAAGCCTTGGGAAGGGAAAGGCGTATGAAAGTCGCATCGATTGGTCCCGACTTGGAGTGTGTCGAGAGAGTTATGGAGGCAGAGCAAGATGCCTGTGGTAGAACCCTTTCTAGCGGTAATGTTGGTTTCCTTGGACCAAggatgaaaatgatgaaCTTGTAAGCAAGCCTGTAAAAGGCTCTGAGATAGGGAACGATCATCCTGTAGACATGTTGACTCTGAATGTGGAGCTTAGTTCAATTATATGGTTGCAAGCCATATAAtttaatctcttttctgGCATACAAGACAATGGAACATGTTGTAACTTTGttacctccacttttaGCTTCCACGTCATTACTTTTGACgttgcttcttttttcatttcatccaACACAAATCGTCCCATCGATTTTTTTTGTCTCTCTTTCGTTTACAATTTCATATCATTCCCAATTTAAAAAACAAAGCGTCTGGTAAAGATGAACAGTGTTGGCGAACTCGTAGAAAAGCTATCTCCTCATGCTGGCGCTATCGGTGGTGTCTTTGCTGCTTTGCTACTAGGTCTTTTCCTCGCTTTTCAACGTGAGTTAATTCATCTTTGTACACTAGAGCAGTTTCACCAATATTCGCATAGGCAAGGAAGATAGAAAAGTTCTTGATCCTGTTGAATGGAGGTCTTTCAAATTGGTCTCCAAAGACCACTTATCTCACAATACTGCTCTGTGGGAATCATGGATTACGTTGCCTGTGAAGAGATTAACATTGGTTAACGTAGTTATCGATTCGCTCTTCCTCGACCCAACGACTCTCTCGGACTCCCTATTGGTCAACATATTTCCGTCGCTGCAGAGATTGACGGCAAACAGATTGTTAGGTCTTACACTCCTACAACCCTGGATAACGACAAAGGACATTTTGATTTGGTTGTAAAAGTATGTGCAAGCTTTCGCTGAAATATGTGATATGCAGACACTCACTAACATCAATGACAGACTTATGAAAAGGGAAATATTTCTCGCTATCTGTCTCTCCTTACCATCGGTCAAGAAGTCAGGATCAAGGGACCCAAGGGGAAGTTTGTTTATACGTGAGTTGAGCCTCTACAAAGCTGTCCATAAAGTATTGTATGACGGAATCTATCGAGTAGGCCCAACATGTCTCCTGCCCTTCTCATGATTGCTGGTGGAACTGGAATCACACCCATGTACCAAATAATCAAATCTTCTCTCCAAACTCCTGGTGACGCTACGAAGCTTTCTCTCATTTATGCCAACGTTGAAGAGGACGACATCCGTGAGCTTTTCGTTGatgcttctttgcttttgaatgCAGCGATTGAAAGAATACCTTTTAGTGCTTCGCAAGGAACTCGAAAGTCTCCGAGACTCTTCCAACGGTCGATTCACTCTCTATTATGTTCTTAATAAGCCTCCTTCTAGTTGGACTGGTGGTGTGGGGTTTGTTACCAAGGATATGATTGAAAATCACATGCCTGCGAAGGACGTTGGTGATGAGAGGGTTTTAATGTGTGGCCCCCCTCCCATGATAAGTGCTATGAAGTGAGTTTTGACTATTGTTTTGGCCATACAGCACCTTTTCCAAGACTGTCAACATCTTGAACAACTACTAGAATGGCTGACAACGATTGACCTAGGGGTCATCTTGCCCAACTTGGCTATCCTGCACCTCGCACTGTCTCCAAACTTGAGGATCaagtcttcctcttttaGTTTTTTTCTTAAGTCCTGTATACTTTACACTTCGCCAATGCTCTTCCTTCAGGACACTCGACATCTAGTTAACGTACACTTAGATCAAGCATTGTCGTTATATGTTTCGATACTGTGGCAATAGAAACTCAGCAAAAACATGCATAATCTAACAACGACGATATTTCTGGCGTATATCGCTCTTTACAACGCTGTTACCTTTACAAGCTAATGTCTTGTACACAAATTGTcgcttttgaagattttttgagcttgacaTCTCAATCTGAAGTAAACGAAGCCAATTTTGGCATGTAGTTGTGCCGATCTCAAATTCCAAAAGAGCTTACGCGCATCGCTTCTGTGCCTCTGATAAATTCGATAAATTTGATTAAAGGCTAACTGACGGTACATTAGAATTCGCTCAGTGTGGTTGGGTGGCTAGATTTAAAAGTTTGAGAACATGAGATTGTTGGCTGTATTTGTTTTCACTTTAACCCTTCTTGGAACACTCGTTACCTCCAACATGCTCATAGCACTGACGAAGGCAAGATGACCTGCTGGTTAGATCAAGTGAAGGATACAATGGGCCTCATTGGATCCAGCTCAGATTGAGTTGACAAGGAATATCGCTATTCAAATAAGGAATTGGATAACACCAATTAACCAAGTGGCATTCTGAATTTGTTTCTGACACGCCTAGGGAGTTTCCAGTGTGACTTGTAGCCATGCCAATACATGAGCTCCCATAAACAGCTTACAGCCGCCAAATACAGCCAAAGGTTTTTGACACGATGCAACCTAAAACCGTACATCATGTTTAAACATATCTGTAAACGACAGCGTACTTGCTGCTAATAACTTTACCAGCTCTCATCAAGTGATATCCTTATCCTCAACCTGGCGAATGCTGGCAATGAAACCACATATGACGGTTGATAGAACAAAACGAATACAAGTAGCCACTGACATGACCTAGGACGAGAATGTTTGAAGGAGCGAAGCAGGCGGATGCGACATTAAGTCTTTTATgatttttctcttgtccGCATATGAAAAATAATTGAAAGATTTCGTTTTTATTTATGTAATTTTAGATTTTTAATAGAAAGTGAAAGGGAATATTTCCGGTTGATATTGAACCGGTCacttttatcatttcttctcattTCACTCTTTTCAACCATTCTGACTAAAAATGGATACATCTAGACAAGAGCTTGTGAGCAACGCTGTACTATTCCTGAACGACCCCAAGGTGAGTCTGACGGGTTCTGACATGACTTTTGCATATATTTACAGAGCATTGCAGGTCCAATCATCCTCATTGACTTCTCGCATCCAGTTTCTAGAGTCAAAAGGCTTGACAGATCCTGAAATCCAGCAAGCGCTACAACAAGCAAACGCAGAAACTCCAGGAGTTGCAGCTTTCAATGGTCCAATTCCAGAGAGACCAAGAGAATCTGCACCCAAGTATGGATATACACCTGTTCAGGGCGGTTATGGGCAGTTAGTTGCTCCGGAACctccaaaaaaagattgGAGGGATATGTTTGTAAGCTATGGCGTAGTAAAAGTCTCAGTATGAAGGGAAAAGAGTTAATTTATGACAGATTATGGCGATGATTTCTGGAGGAGTTGTATATGGACTTGCTACACTTGCCAGGGTAGGTGCATCTTGTATTGAAGATATGTTTGACTGACAAGCACAAGAAATATCTTGTGCCTCACCTGCGCCCACCATCTACGACAGCTTTCCAAGAAACATCCACTTCCCTCACAGCTCAATATGATGAAGCCACACACCTTTTGTCTGAACTTACTGAACAAACCACAAATATGCAAAAAAGTTTAGAGGATGACAAGGAAAGAGTTGAGGTCGTTGTCAGAGATGTAGAGGATGCATTACAAAGCCTGAGAGACGGCgaagagagatggagaggggagatgagagataTCAGAGGAGAAGTGGAAAGTGTGAAAGAATTGGTTCCCAGAGCACGTCTCGTCCTCTTAAACTAAATACGATATGGCTGACTGGTCCACAATTAGATGATTGAAAAACATTCTCAAACGCAATCGTCTGTTCTTGCGGATCTCCAAGCAGAAATTAGGTCTCTCAAGGCTCTGCTTGTCTCccgtcaatctcaatctgtTGTCTCGCCGTCAGGATCCACCCACCTGAATGGTAGCCATAGTCCAACATCAACGACAGCCGCTGCCAATGCCCTTCTCGGGCCAAGACAGGGAAAAACGAGTATACCAGTTTGGCAAATGGCTCCTAGTGCTAGTGTTGGGGGAAGCTCAACTGCGAGTGGTATCAACAGCCCTGATGAGAAGAGCAATGGGGAGGGAGAGAAGCAAGGGGGAGATGATCGGTAGACGAGATACTCGATGTTGTATACTAATCTCGCGACGTTATGTCACTCTTGTGGATATGCCGTTTGATAGagtttcttcatccttcttcttcgtcaaaACTCAATAAGCctttctttgcctttttctttttgcgaTCTTTTGGTTGGTTCTCAACAGCCGTACCTTTCTGCATGTCCAAGTCACTTCCTACAAGCTTGCGCTTGTTGGAGTTAATTTTGGCTTTACGGTTTATGGGTGGATGGCCTTTATCCttcttttcagcttccCGAAAcacttgtttctttgtatCTATGTCTTCTAGAGGGGGTGTTTTCGACCCAGAAGCTATCTTCAATAAACTCTTAATCTATCCCGAGATATATGTCAATTTAcctttttgtttctctctCTGAATCTCATCCAAACTGAGATGTCTTCCTTCCTTGAGCACAACAACTTGAGGCGTGTCATCCCCTGCTACACCGCGAATCAAACCTGCcaactcatcttcctcttcacttGACCCATCTTCATTGTCACTCCCTTTTGCCCACTGTCCCTCGTCTGGTCGAGATGGCAAAGGttcccttccttctctACCTTCTCTGTTTCTGGCCCCACGTAGAGCGGTGGTAGAAGTTGACTGGGGTTGGGTTGTGGGTTGTCCGAAATGTTGCAAGAAGGACGGTTTTTGGGCGACATAGGCAAGTCCCTGTGAATATTGATGCTTGGTAagaccttttcctctggGCATTGCAATATCTTCTCAgctttttgtatttttatCAGACTGGACAATAGCCAATTCACAAGATacaacaaagacaaagagacTTCAAGTTAAACATTGACGGGTGCAAATGAACGTACACGGATCGGGACACCGAGTAGAATGATTTAGCATTTGATAGGGTATTCATTTCCACGAACTGAACAGGCGTCGTAATCACGGAAGCGaattttggctgtgttcaATTCGGTCCGAATTGTATAGGGTTTTTTGCGTGTTCAACTCGAAAAGCTGATGTTCAACTTGACATATTTTGTTTAATATA
The Cryptococcus depauperatus CBS 7841 chromosome 1, complete sequence DNA segment above includes these coding regions:
- a CDS encoding NADH-cytochrome b5 reductase 1, with protein sequence MNSVGELVEKLSPHAGAIGGVFAALLLGLFLAFQRKEDRKVLDPVEWRSFKLVSKDHLSHNTALYRFALPRPNDSLGLPIGQHISVAAEIDGKQIVRSYTPTTLDNDKGHFDLVVKTYEKGNISRYLSLLTIGQEVRIKGPKGKFVYTPNMSPALLMIAGGTGITPMYQIIKSSLQTPGDATKLSLIYANVEEDDILLRKELESLRDSSNGRFTLYYVLNKPPSSWTGGVGFVTKDMIENHMPAKDVGDERVLMCGPPPMISAMKGHLAQLGYPAPRTVSKLEDQVFLF